The Elgaria multicarinata webbii isolate HBS135686 ecotype San Diego chromosome 4, rElgMul1.1.pri, whole genome shotgun sequence genome contains a region encoding:
- the PAIP2 gene encoding polyadenylate-binding protein-interacting protein 2 translates to MKDPSRRSTSPSIINEDVIMNGHSHEDDNPFAEYMWMENEEEFNRQIEEELWEEEFIERCFQEMLEEEEEHEWFIPARDLPQTMDQIQDQFNDLVISDSSSLEDLVVKSNLNPNAKEFVPGVKY, encoded by the exons ATGAAAGACCCAAGTCGCAGGAGTACTAGTCCAAGCATTATCAATGAAGATGTGATCATGAATGGTCACTCTCACGAAGATGATAATCCATTTGCTGAGTACATGTGGATGGAAAATGAAGAGGAGTTCAACAGACAG ATTGAGGAGGAGTTGTGGGAAGAAGAATTTATAGAACGTTGCTTCCAAGAAAtgctggaagaggaagaagaacatGAATGGTTTATTCCAGCCAGAGATCTCCCGCAAACAATGGATCAAATTCAGGACCAGTTTAACGATCTTGTTATCAGTGACAGTTCGTCACTGGAAGATCTGGTG GTCAAGAGTAATCTGAATCCAAACGCAAAGGAGTTTGTTCCTGGGGTGAAGTACTAA